The Anastrepha obliqua isolate idAnaObli1 chromosome 5, idAnaObli1_1.0, whole genome shotgun sequence DNA window ATTAACTACTTTGTTAAGAAAGTCAAACTTACCGAAGTCAAAGTAGGCAACGATAGAGCGAAAAATGGCACTTTCACAACCAAGCTCCGTTGAGAGCGTATCATGATCAGGAGCACCATTTTCTGAACTCGCAGATTATGAGTGTACCATTTGGTACAGTAGATCGTGGTGGCTATCTGAGAGCTCtagagacaaaataaaaaaggcaaaacaatttatttcattgaacttttttttaccttgaaatatttattaaatactcACACACTCGATGACCACAGTGCCACCTAGACAGTAAAGGAATAGCTCGGAGAAAACGGTCATAGTATGAACCACATAGACGAAGATGCCATAATCGGAGAACTGCAAtgtatcaaaaattattaaacttttacGAAAATAGATGAATTGGTTGCAGAACTCAAAgagcttataaaatatttattaatctaCCAACaactaattaaataattaaacgcGCAGTACGCGCTAGATTCTCATATTCTCATTCGATTGGTCTATGCTTTACAGGGcccgacactcgaagtgtaagcaatttcagaccgctcgcgcttGGCTAAATAACAGTCCAGAGTAtagtttacaagcgcgcggaagcattttgccgagagtaagcgcgaaaaaagaaaatcagtaatggatttcaaacgtaaaagtgtgattgcgttatatttggctcgaaaatcacaaccagcgattgttcgtgagctcgagcaccttaaagtaaataaacttgTGGTTTAtcacaccattactcgttacaatgatactggaaGCATCGCGCAAAGTCATGGAGATGGCcaacaaaagactgcaacgtctcgtgaaatggttcaaaatgtgaagaagcgacttgagcgaaatccccgacgaagtgcaaatcaaatgtcgaaaaaattaaaaatatatgaccGTAGCATCTGCCGCATTCTGAAAATGATATCAAATTCaagtcttacaagatccaaaaggcgcatgatctcacaccaaagcagcaacaagacagacttgagagaacgaagcagttgcttcgcttggccgaaagtggtAAATTTCCGAATATGTATTGTGATATCTgacgagaatttttttcaaactgagCAATTCGTAGGCGCGCAAAAAGAAAGGGTTTATTTGaacgaccgttcatacgagtaATCGATTGGTCACTAGGAGCAGCactcgccacaggtaatggtttaggCTGCTGTAACCGCGGATAGGCGCTctacaatcgtttttatcgagcctggcgtcaagctaaatgcgaaatattatcgagaaagtattCAGTGGGCTGCGTTAAGGCCGCGGACAGACAAAGATTTCGGTGACAGACGACCTTTCAACAGAagtcggcaccgtctcacaaagctcgagtgaaccaagaatagcTAAACAACagcgttccgaacttcataacgtccacacaatggctctaaattttggttaaaattttagtcaaagcaaaaggtggcTCGTATCGAgcgaaagtaaattgattcttaattttgtattattttctcacatttttcactttgaattgaataaaagtaatttttcaaactaaagttatggcctttttaattggttacacttcaagtgccggaccctgtatagtTACGATTTTCTTATAAAACTTATAAAGAAGCCATGTCTTTGAAACTAAATTCCTAGAGCATATCCTGCAATGGtatacagatggctcgaaaACAGCCGAAATCGGAGTTTTCCCAGCATATGCCAATGTTTCGTCATCCTTTGAGGTAAAATCTGCAATAGCCCTTGGTGGCACAGGGAAATGAAATTTAGTAGGTCCCATGAGTACCTCAAAACGAAACGGCGGATGAATTGCCTAGAGAGACTGCGACTTCATTACTAATATTGCCCAAGTTCTTTGCTACCTGGAGACAATATACTAGCTACGGTCACGGGATATAAGTTGCCACCAAACTGATGGATGCGCCAAACTAAAGGCTTATTGAGATTTAAAGATCTAATAATCCTTTCTAAGGGAACACTGATAATGTTCACTGATGTTACCACAGGGCATAGCAGTTTGCGGAGTTATCTGCATAAGCTTAAGATATGGTCCTCCGCATCCTGTTACTTCAGTGTTGTTTCCACAGTAACTGCAACAGACATTTTCGAAATGCGATGCCATAGCGAGAAGTAGTAGTAAATATCTCGGTTTGGTATGGGAATGAGAAAAACAAATACGTTAAGCGGAATTCAGCTCATTTGAGGTTTATTGAAGGAACTGCGGTTGGATGAGTTATTTTGACAAGGATAGAGCACAAAATATCTGTAGCTCGAAGTGGAAACCTGCTCTGATTCTATTTTCTAACACAGACGAAAGAATTTGGTGTTGTAAACAAGCTGATAGACGGCCGCAAGACCCgtctaaatatatataaaatttagagCGACAGATGAAGctcaatacatacataaacacaagGCAAAATGCAGAGTGTAAGAAAAAGTGTACTCTTACATTAAATAAGGGTTCTTCTTTCTTCTCTTTAATCGACGACTTCTTTCTAATAGCAAATGTTCAATTTTGTTGCCATTGGTGACTCAATAATCTGTTCGACTCCTTTTGAACTTACAGCTGATGGGCATTcacaaaaagtaatatttttttacgaaaacagGTAGCGCTCTATGCAGAAGTCTACGCAAGTGAGACATATTTTTGTCTGTTCTTCGTCTGCTTTGTCTAGAAGCGAGTTTTTTTGTATGCGTTGAAAATAGCTCATAAACAATAAGCTATAAAGAAACAGCGAAGCGTTCTAGAATCATTCCAATAGATTCAGGCTAAGAACTTCCCGGGACATGCAACGTCTGCTCAGCAGGAGGTGCGGCAGGAAGCTGTATCTATCATGAAGATTCAGTGTCAGCTTAGTGCTGGGAGAGGTCTTCGCCTTAAGTAATTTCGTTCACTAGTATTTCGCTACAACTCACAACAGATCCACTTAAGATCTCCCTCATTTGTACAATCAAGCCAATGATAGAGGGGGCAAAGCAAGCAAATACCTCTGTTATGTGCTCTGAAGATGTGATGAGATGGCAATTTTTGCGTGCGTTTATAATAATACCTGTAGGCTAAGAAAGGGAGAGATATTTGGGGCCACAGTCAGAAAATTCACTACGAAGCTGATTTACTAAAACTGGTCAGTTTTTCTAGCGCTCGAAACATAGCAGCTGATAGCGCCACCATCCAGCACAAAAAAAGTCATCTAACTATGTAGCTGCGGATCGAAAAACtcgaaaccaaatcgatcatgtGGCGAATGAAGCCTCCTGAGTTTTGGATATACCTACGATTCAAGAACCTAATATCGGTTATTTGTAGCaaagcacttatttttattattcgaagAAAAACTCACGGTTGAAAAATTGCTACACAGAGCCAACGGATGTATCACTAGAATCTCGTTTCTGCTCTCTGGAACCATATCTTACCATTACCATCTTAAGTAAATCTCACGACAACTAGACGTCGAAATTGTGAAATCGCAAGCGACAGTCCAAAGATTCACCACCTAAATTTTCTTTCTACTCTTAGAGACCGCTGCTTAAAAACCCCATGTGCGGACAATGATCTCACATTCATTGCTTTTTGTATACTGCTGCCGTATGTAGGAGAAATCAAGTTTCTGGTAGAGATAACTGGCGTAAAGAGTCCAAAAAAGAAGCACCGGAATGCAATTAGAAAAGAAGAAAGAGGTATTACCCGAAAAGAGAACGCGAAGCGGAATAGGCGAGTGCCAAAAAGTCGAAATGGTAACTACATAGCCTCCAAAAGTGTTAAGTTGATTGGGTGGGTTAACATCGAATGGGCGGTTTGTAGTGCATCTGATGCCGCATGTACTGTTTTCTACTTTAGTTATATTGtagaatatttttcacttaccaACAACATATCCACCACACAAGTTCCAATAATAACGCTCGATGTCACAaagtggcccaaggtcaagcccGACATGAGCGTCGAGAATTTTTTAACCAAATCGATAATCTCATTATGACGCGCTACAATGTGTTTCAAACTCTCCTCGATCTCACATTCTGCATAGTTCTTACTCACCTCACTGTCAACATCATCAAGTAGTTCCTGCAGATCATATTGAAGTGCTTTCAAAAGTGTACCGAAATAGAAGCAAAAGCATAGAAAAAAACAATCGGCACCAGTACAGCCTGCAACTGTAATATAGCCATGCCAGTGGGAGAGAGTGAAAGTAAATGGAAACAGCGGCATAGAAAGCAATGGATACGGGAAActggaaaaagaaaacaaaaagtaatttaaagttACAAATGCACCTACAAATTTAACAAATCCATCAAAATTTGCTCACATCATTTTGAAGGGCGTCTCATATGGAATTATCTCACCACGCCAGTAGCTCAAGTAATTCACAATACCCGCTCGTAAGGTATACAAAGTACTTGTGCAGAATCCACAAAATATCACCGACGATGAGAGTCGTGTTGCAATCGTAAAATAACTGCGCTTACAGGCCAACTTTCGAGGATTATTTTGCTCAGCTATCAATTCGCCAACCCGTTTAATAAGTCGCTCCAGCTCCACGCGATGCCACCAGATGAAAGATATTTTGAAGGCCGACATAATACTCGAGGCGACCGGACACAGTGCATCCAGGGCGCGTATTGCATCGATGGGTAGATAGTGCAGTCCATAGGCGAACTCAGCATAGCAGCCATAGATGAGCACGACGATATTGAATATGGCCCAAGCTTGTATGCGCGTGGATTTGCCGTGCTCCGGATAGAAGCCAATGACTTGCAAGGTGAATTTCGGTATTAGAAATAGGCCTTTTTCCGTAGGATAGGATTGAAATAAGAACTTCGGCAACATTTTCGACAACTGCTTCACTAAGAATGCAAACGTTTGGGGCTCAGATGAAGTACTTATAGCCTTATTAGGTATTCGATTTGCAAAGAAGTGGAGAGGTGAAAATGGTAATCGGTTATAAAACCATTAGTATTGATGGAAAAATAACCACCACACGATTAATACGCTATTACAATTATTACCAAATCAATTTGTGTTAGAACATGAACGCTTTTTATTGATCTGTTACACTAAGAATATCTTTTGGGTCGTTTTAAACTTACCTAATACCAGCCGCTGTagtcgaatgagttggtgcgtgccGACCATTTGAAAGTGTACAGCTTCCAAACTGCGGGCATAAGACACCAAATGAGAGAAAGgggcggttgcccctcggcgggcaatggcaaacctctgagagtATATCTGTCATAAAATAGAGCAATCTGCACTATCCTTCCAGAACCTACAAAGTCGCAGCATCGCATaagcttcttttctttttgttatcaAATGCTGCTTTAAAATTAACCTAGTAATGATCGGTGTTAAAAAATTCCAACATAAGTCTACATTTTACAGCCTTCAGGCCGGAAGTAGTGAAGAAGTTATATGAGGTAGAGTTTTAGAAGGTACTGCTTAGAATtctgggttggggaataagttcgtagcgtttttgcccattcgagctcttggtgtgtggctttgatgacttgtgcaacacggggcctggcgttgtcgtcgTCAAAGTATAGTTttaccatgtcgatcaggtattttcagtcaaATAGACTGATTCACAGGgtatagctgggcaatgtagagctctttgttgaGCGTGGCATTGTTTTCGAGCGTgttccagtgcaccatgccctcccagttccACCAAATACATACCATGATCTTCTTTGTATAAACATCCCGCTTGAGTCTCGTCTTTGGCGTGACTCCTGGTCcaacccactcctttctttgcttcatattgatgtataggcaccatttctcatcttccgcgacggtacaaaaagcgctgtttatgatcgCGTGTTGCAATTTGAagacgactttctttgtttttttttttgttgagctcgttagtcacccaggctcccaatttttcggtaaatcccattgaaggaaggtgattgagaattgtTTAATGGTCGCAATTTTTTCccccaattcacgactggtgtGGCAGcggttctccttcaaaagtgatttgagatgttctgcatcgaattcagaaggccctCCACTGCGAgatgtgtcatcgacgtcaaagttcCACTTTTACATTTTGCAAACTATTTCTGTGCTGTAGAGTCGCCTATAAAATTTTCTCCATACTCGTCGCAAAtactgcttcggcagctttttgacctcaataaaaagcaaagaagagcagatgtgaaaaatgttgacttttgcctcttgggtattccatttttaagcctcaaaactactataaaaattaaatatctcacAAATGCTCGTACAAATGACAGGAAgaattctatcgaatgaatacttactctttgccaaacagcgaataaattgttgtaaaatcaaagaaaatataaaaacgctatgaacttattcccaaacacaatattttatTGCAGTCTAATTTCTGTTGTTTCTGTCTTTAcgaaaaaatgtttcccttccacgTTGTACAAATTGTTGAATGTTGCACTGAACTCTCTATCAAGGCATGCCTTTTATCTACTCAGAGAAAAGAGCATAAAACACGGCGAGTATGCATCCATCTTTGACTGGCACgcgcattttttcatattagcgTTTTAAGTAGTTAACTGAGTTTTAAGGAAGAAAATTGGCTGCTTTGCCGTTGTTGAGTGTAACATTTTTAGAATCGAACACAGAATTTTCTCACCAGATTAGACTTATTTTAGAATTAAACACGAAAAAAGCAGAGGGCAATAAGAaggaaaaattttttgggaGAAGCTAAATCGGCATAAGTTGGCTTAACTCACACCCTCCTCACCTTCAAGCTTTTCTAAAGAAATGTCCGACAGTTATTTTACCTCTAAAGATAATTTTAGGTAAGCCATTATCTGCTTGAATTTTCATTGATGGCTGGAAACTAGCAAGTATATTCCCCAATCCCCCATTCAAGCAAGCAAATATCGCCCACTCTCCAAGCTCTAGACAATTTCTATACTTTTTCGagccatttttaaagaaaatatgccTTTTGCTACTAAAAACCTAATTTCGTGCAATCAGCATGGATTCGTCACTGGACCGTCCATAGCGTCCTAATCTTgccgtttttagtgaatattgCATTAGAGCCTTCTGAGCCGGACAACAACATTTACATGGATTTCCCAAAGCTTACGACAGAGTCTCTCACAACATTTTGCTGCATAAATTATCTTCACTTGGATTTCACTCTGTTTGCCTGCAATGGCAGAAATCCTATTTATGCGGTAGGCGTTGTGTGGTACCAATTGATGGTATGTCCTTTGAAGTATTCATTGCCTGCGCTGGAGTGCCTCATTGTTTGCCTCAGTGCCTCAGGAAGTGTTTAAAGTCCGTtactatttgtgttatttatcaACGACACTAACAGTTGCTAAAGCTTGCAAATGCTTTCATGTAACTTCTCCTAAAATTCCCATTGCCTTTCACATTTCCTATAGTATATCTAATATAATACTTCAATCTGTTAAAAATCTAAAGATTTAGTTGTAATTTTTGACAGCcgttttatattttagtagCCACATTACTTTTATCTCatcaaaatcatattttgttTAGGCTTTTTACTATGGAATAGCTCATATTTTATGGACTCTTATGCCTTGAAATTGCTGTTTACTGTATTCGTTCGCTCCAGGTTggaaacttcttcttcttgattggcacgataactacttacgcgattttgaccgaattGAAtcaagcgcgccagtcgtttctttctagtgaaaa harbors:
- the LOC129248647 gene encoding odorant receptor 24a-like, translated to MLPKFLFQSYPTEKGLFLIPKFTLQVIGFYPEHGKSTRIQAWAIFNIVVLIYGCYAEFAYGLHYLPIDAIRALDALCPVASSIMSAFKISFIWWHRVELERLIKRVGELIAEQNNPRKLACKRSYFTIATRLSSSVIFCGFCTSTLYTLRAGIVNYLSYWRGEIIPYETPFKMIFPYPLLSMPLFPFTFTLSHWHGYITVAGCTGADCFFLCFCFYFGTLLKALQYDLQELLDDVDSEVSKNYAECEIEESLKHIVARHNEIIDLVKKFSTLMSGLTLGHFVTSSVIIGTCVVDMLLFSDYGIFVYVVHTMTVFSELFLYCLGGTVVIECSSQIATTIYCTKWYTHNLRVQKMVLLIMIRSQRSLVVKVPFFALSLPTLTSILRFSGSLIALVQSMI